The nucleotide sequence CCTGCTCGTCCATCAGTTCTTGCATCTCCGCCAACTCGTTCTCGTCCATCTCGTCcatctcctcctcctcttcgaGCAGTGGGTTTATCAGAGAAGGACGCAGGTTGTTCTGCTTGTTGGTGATGGAGAACTTGACCTGAGGCTCGGGTGGCGTCTTCGGACCTTGCAGGAATTGCGTGTCCGGCCTTGCCGGGGTATGCGACTCCTGGGCCTGCTCCGGAGTGCCCATCTCTTCCTCCTCATTCTGCTGAGCCTGTTTATCCTCCTCGTCGCTGTCGAGGACGATGACGTCGCGCGGTGACGGAGTCTGCTCTCGGAACGGCGACTGGTCCAAGTCGATAACAGCCATGGGCTTCTTGGTGGCGGCTATCTCCGCGGCCTTggacttcttcttctccttcttcttgcCTAGAAGCTTCAGCGGCGACTtggatctggcccggatgacCGCGTTCTTTTCCTTGTTCTTGTCCTTCTTCGACTTCTTCGTCGGCGGTCCGGCCAGCGACGGCGGTTCCAATTGCAACGGCTCCCTGCGTCGGCGTTTCACCGGCGGTAGCAGCGGTATCGTCTCAGGCAGCTCCGGCAGACTAGCCTGTGCCTGGCTCTCGTTGTCCTTGTTGAAGCAAACGCTGACCAAGATATTGTCCCCGCTGGCGAAGACCTCCTTCGAAGGCGGCGGGCTCCTGATCTTCTTGCCCTTGCGCTTCTTCTCGGCCTCCTTGAGCTTGCGCGCCTTCTCgcgcttctccttcttcttcttcttgatCGCCTCCTTGTTCGTCAGGATGACCTTGAGATTCTTCGGCGGCACGTTCACCGAGTTCAACAGAGCCATGCtcgacgacggcggcgaccAGTTGCGCGCGATGTTCTCCTGGCGCACGAGCGGTGGAGTCTTGGACCTGGAGCGCGACCACGAAGGCGTCCACTGGCCGCTCTGCCAGGAAGGATCGCCGCGAACAAAGTTCCTCTCGACGAGTTTCTCCGCCGCGGCCAGTTGACGGTGCTCCCAGTCCCGTCTTTCGAGCGAGAGCGACCGCGATCGCGACCTGGAGCTCGCTACCTTGCGTTTCGAGTGCTTCTTCTCGCGCTTCTTCTGGCTCTTGGAGCGCGAGCGTTTGCGCATCGCGCGCGACCTGGACCTCGAGGCTCGGgcctgctgcttcttcttctctttcctTCGCGAGCGGGATCTGGACGTAGACCTAGACCTCGAGCGTGATTTGGATGCGCGTCTGCGTCTCGACAGGGAACGTCTGCGAGATTTGTGTTGTCTTACCGGGCTGAGGGAGCGCCTCCTCGACCTGCTTCTGCTGCGGGAGTGACTCCTGCCTCTGCCTCGGGACAGCGAGCGTTTTCTCACTTTGTCTATTCTAGACCTGCGCGGCGAGAGCGAGCGTCTGCGCGTAACCGGTGACAGCGAGCGCTGATAGCTGCGAGAGCGCCGACCTCTCGACCAGGACCTGGACCTGGACCTACTGCGCGACACCCTGCGTACGGTCCTCGCCGCGGGACTGTAGCTTCTGCTGCGCCTGGTTATCGACAGCGATCTCTCTCTGGAGAGACTGAGCGACCTGCTGCGAGAACTGTCCCGGATATCCCGGCCGTACTCGTCCTTCCTCGGCCTCGGCTTTTCAGCCACTAACCGGCGAACGTCGTACCTCGGCAGTTCCttcctcttctctttcttcttctgtgcttccttctttttcttaGCCTTGGGATCCTTGCTCTTGGAGCGCTTTTCTCTGTACTGCCGTTCTTTCATCGCCGCTGAAACCTTGATCGACTTTTTCCACGCAGCGGCCAGGTCGTTCTCCACCGCGATGTTCTCCTTGTTCTTCTCGTTGTCCTTGCCCTTGTCCTTCTTGTCCTTCTTACGCTTGCGCTTGGCCTCCTCCTCGAGCAGCAGTAGCTGTTTGGCTTTGGCTAGTTGTGCAGCCTGGAGCTGAAGCTTTCTTGGTCGAGTTTCGGAGTCGGGGATCTCGCCCTCCTCGAAGTCTCGGTCGCGGCTGCGCATGTTCAGCAGCGCCAGCTCGTCCTCGAAGTTCATTGCCTCGTCAGTCTCGGAGATGGCCTCGGTGCCTAAGCCAGCATAGCCAGCCGGCGTACGACAGCCATCGAGACCATCGCTGGTTCTGTCTCTCGCCGGGGTAATAGGCTCGAGGTCGCCATGGAGCAACGACACGCCTCGACGGTCCCGACTCTTACTTCTTCTGACTGGACGCTCGTCCTTACAGGGCGTAAACGCGCCCTCGCCTTCCCATTCGTTGGCTCGCTCTTCGCTGGTGCGGCGACTCTTGGGTTTACGTTTGGGGGTATGCGACACCGACGGTGCGGGATCTACCGAGACGATCGTGAAGCCGTCTGCCTCCAGGTCGCCCGAAAACTCCTCGGCGGGTTTGTCTACAAAATCGGCGGCGTCGAGATCGATGATCTCGGACTTGTCGCTTGGCTCCACGACGGCTCCGGCTTCCTGCTCTTCTTTTTCGTCTTCCTCCTCCGCTGCTATCTCTTCTTCGGCTGCTTCCTTCTCGGCGAGCTCGGGTTCATTCTCGGGTTCTTCTAGTTTCTCGAGCACATCGTCAACGGAAGGCTCTTTTTCCTCGGACGCTTCTAATTCCGCTTCCACGGCTGTGGCGTCTTTGGGCTGAGGCTCATCATCCTCCTCTTCCTTCTCATCGTCCTTCTTGTCTTTCTCTAAAGGTTCGTGCTGGACGTCCTCCATCTCGACGTCCTCGATTTCGTCATCGGCTGCCACCTCTTCGGTGACCGGCGGCTGTAGCGCCTTTTCCGATGCAGCCAACTCCTCGTCGATGTCCTTCTCGCAGGTCTTCTCGATCTCCTCGAACAGGCTTTCGATATTTTCCCCGTcaatcatcatcatcgacgAGAACGAGTCAAGAGCAGGATCAGGTTCAGGTTCAGGTTCAGGAGCAGGAGCCGGTGTGGGAGACGTAGCCGGTTCAGGACTAACGACGACGGGTTCCTTCTCCGCGGCTGCCTCCGTGGTGGCTTCGATGATGCGCTTGGcaaactcgtcgtcagacagtACCGCTTCGTCATCTTCCTTTTCCTGCTCGTGCTCGCTCTCACCTGCGGCGGACATTTCATCGTCGGCCGGATCGTCTGGATGCTGTTTGTTCAAGTCCTCGAGCTCCACGAGCTTCTTGTCGAGCGTCTGCTGCAACTCGTCAAGATCGATGTTGATCGGCTTGACGGATTTATCGAGTCTCCTCATTTCATCCGGTTCTGGACTCGACAGCACTATGGGACTGTTCGTGCGACTGTTGGGTACGCTCTCGACGGACGAGCCGGAAGATGAATCGGAGGACGATGACGAGGTAACGTTCGCAGGTTTGATATCCCAGCCGGACGTTATGATTGGCTTCTTGCGATCCAAGTCTTTCTTCGACGAGTCCTTGCTGCTTCTGTGCCTGTCCTTCGACTTGTacttgtcgtcgtcgtcgtattTACTCGACTTGGAGCTGCGCTTGTCGTACCTCGACGATTTCTCCTTCTCGtacttatcataatcctttcTCTTGTCTTTATCGTAGTCTTTCCTCTTTTCCCTATCCTTGTACTTGTCCCTGTCCTTATCCCTGTCTTTATCCCTTTCCTTAtccttctccttctccttctcccTGTCCTTATCCTTACTTTTGTCCTTATCCTTCTCCTTGTGCTTTTCTTTCTCCTTTTCCTTCTCCTTATCTCGTTCAGCCTCCTTCTGTATCTCGTCCAGGGACATGCGCGAGATCTCGGCCTCGTCCATCTCGTCGTACAGATTCACCTTGTTCAGTCTGCTCAAGTTGCCGATCTTGAAGGTGATCTTGCCTCTGCTGTCAAGCTGGATCTTTCCCGGGGCCTTGTTCATGGCCTGACGCTCTTTTTGCACGGCGTCTGCATACTCGATCTTCTCGGACTCGGTAAGATCTCCCACGATCATGTCCTCGTCCGGTTCGCCTGTACCTTCAGCTGGTTTGGCTTTGGCAGCGACAGCATCAGCAGTAGTCTCTTTAGCAGATGCTGGGGCTTCTTCGGCCTGCTTCTTGGCGGCAGACTTTTTCTTACCGGACTTGTTCTTCGGGCCGATTACGGGCTCGTCCTCCTCGGTACCCGTCTCCTCGCCAGACTGTTCCCCCTCACTGGACGAGCTGCTCAACGACGCTCTGTCCTCCTCGCCTAAGATACTCGGTGGTATCGGAGGGGGCTCAAGTGGACCCAGTGCAGCATCTTCCTCGAGGTTCAAGTCGTCCATCAGAGGCATCGGTGGAGGTTGCAAAGGTGGCGCGGCCATCATAGTCGGTGCCGGGACTGCCATGGTTGGCGGTGCGACTGCTATGACTGGCGGTGGGACTACCATAGAAGGTGGAGGCAGGGTCAGGCTTGGTGGAGGTAGCATGGAAGTCGACGGAGGAACCTGCGTCAACGGTGTTTCGGGTCGCAGAGCGTCCAACGGAGGCATAGGTGGCGGCTCCAGAGGCGGAGGCTCGAGGGTCGACATCGGGGTGTCGGGTCTGAGAGAATCGAGTGGAGGCATCGGCGGAGGTTCCAGCGGTGGCGGAGCTCCCATAGTCGACATGGGTGTGTCTGGTCTGAGGGAGTCCAGCGGAGGCATTGGCGGAGGTTCCAACGGGGGAGCTCCCGATACCGTCACGGGTGTGGGAGGACAGCTGGCGAAGCTTTCCATCGGTGGCATTGGTGGAGGCTCCAGGGGCCTGGTGCCACTGGGCACGTCGAAATCGTCCATCGGAGGAATTGGCGGAGGCTCTAACGGAGCTATGGATTCGGGACTGCCAGCTTtactacgcagatcgtcttCCTCGAAGGGAGGCATAGGTGGCGGCTCGAGAGGAGCGATCGACTCGGGACTACCTGCTTTGCTTCTCAAGTCGTCGTCCTCGAAGGGAGGCATAGGTGGCGGTTCCAGAGGCCTAACCTTGTTCTTGCGCGGTTGTTCCTCCTCGTCGAGCATCCCCAGAGGCATCGGGGGTGGCTCGAGGGGACCAATCTGCGAAGCCATCTCTTTCTCGGTGTTGCGCGCTACGGCCATAGTGTCCGACGAGTAGATCGAGAAGTTTGGACAATCCGAATCAgagtcatcgtcgtcgtcgtcgtcgtaagCGGTGAGCCTGATTCTAGGCACCGACACGTTCTTCTTTTtcgtctctttctttttctcctcctcgtcgtcttTTCGACCGTCTTCGGACATCATGTCCGTCTCCATATTCAACCCGGGGAATCCGAAGATAGACGGCGGTGGTTCTAGAGGTCTCGCGGGCCCTCTGCTCGGTCTCGATATCGAGCTCGCGGCAGGTGGATAATCTTCGTCGTCCGCAACCGAGGCGTTATCGCCCATGATCGAGGCGTTGTCACCCATGATCGAGGCGTTGTCGCCCATGATGGACATGCCATCTCCCATGATAGACTCGTTCTCGTCATTTTTGAGTCCAGGAAAGTCTGACAGACCCGGAGGTGGTTTCAGAGGCGGGGCTTGTGCCGACGGCTTTGCCTTGTGATGCTGTGGCATGTCTTCGCCCTCGCTGTCGCTGTCGGCGGCGAAGGGGTCGTACTTGTCTGCGGCTGGAGCATCTCTCGAGGACTTGTTCTTGTGCGTGTCGTCACCTCTGGGGTTATCGTCTATGACGAGCTCCTCTTCTCTGTCACTGTCCTGAccgcgctcgctctcgtcgAAATCTAACAGATCCGTCGGAGGCTCGGGCGGTGGTAATAAGGAATCGTTCTCTTGTGCGTTGCCCATCTTCCTGGGCATCTCTAGATCATCGTACATgccatcatcgtcgtcgtccctACCTCTTCCACCGGAGGAGAATCTACCGTCGTTCTGTCTATGCGGATCAAAGTTGTTTCCTCTAGAAGGTGGCATAAGCGGTGGGGGCATCCTCAGAGACAGGGGCGGTGGCGGAGGGGGTAAGCCCCCCTGCTGACCGGATATCCTGGGCCTCGCGAACTGATCCTGAGGATGAGCGAACCCAAACTGCCTGTTATTATCTTGGTTGTTCATCTGGTTTGGTGCCGGTGGAAAGCGCTGTCGAAAGTTCTGGGAATTTCGGTTACGAAAGGGCGACTGCATAGCTGGTGGTTGCTGCTGTTGGCGGTGGTAATTTGCTCCGGTGCTGGAGTAGTCCTGAGGCACATTGCTGGACCCTCCGAAACTGTGTCTACCTCCACCGCCTCCGTAAGAATCACCACCTCCTCCACCGGAGTTACTGTAACCTCCGTGGCTGTGGCGGGTGTTCTCGCGGTAGTTGCCgccgccaccaccaccaccaccaccaccgcctCCTCGGTAGTTTCCACCACCGCGGTTACCTCCACGAGGATTGTTGTACATCGGCGCCCGTTGCGTCATGCTATCAGGATCGACATTTTTCAAATCCAGAGGCTTATCGCTGCTTTTTGGCTCATTATCAGGCTTAATCTTAATCGgactattattattgttgttgttattcaATTCTGGTTCTGGCTTCTTGGGCTTCTCGACTTGGAGACTGCCGTCGGCTTTGAGGGTGAGTTTGCTCTTCTTCGAGTGCCAGATCTCTTGGCTGTCGAGGATGCTGCTGAGTATGTCGATGGGCTGAGTGCTGGTGTTCTGGGCTCGTGCTGGTTCGCGTAGGCCACCTTTCAGGGCCATGCGTCGCCTAGCAGAGGACATTGTTGAGATTCGTGGTCGGCTTAGCAAACCCGGACCACTCGAGGCTGGGCCGCTGTCTTCGTACTCGTCGTCGGACCTAGATTCGGGGGAAACAACAGAGATATTTCTACTTGCTGATCGTACGACGCAACCTGGATATATGTGGGTGGCGATATGTATGTTTACATGAGTGTTGGCCCAAAGAGAAGTGACTTTAttgatatgatttttttttcacgctaACTTTACAAAGATAGAAACGAGGAAATGTTATTTCAATTATGCATTGAAACTTCTCTTTGGGCCGAAATTatatgataaataataataataatataatatataaaatgttttaatttgattaataagatatataattgaataaaatttgattaatcaataatcaataaatttgtGAATCTCGTATGGAATACTACCATTCTGAACAATGTGTATTGTGCGCAGTTTGTCTCCTATACATTAAATTTTACCTGAACGTCTTTTATGTCCAagaaagttatatttttatctaacATTCGCGGCTATCACGATTATTTAACGGCTTCTATTCTATACATGTACTTTGTTCCTCAAAGTTAAGACTAACCTATGGCTATGTGACCCTACCTAAGCGTGTGcaagatacttttttttataatcttgCGAGCCATAGTTTTCTAAACtgacgagaaattctctgttTGAGAAATTTCTATATATCTCATCATATTGCATGCAAATGAATCAAGATTTTTATAACATAAAATAAGTGGAATTTTCACTAGAAAATTCAGACACAcacagtgaaaaataaaaacgctgGAGAGGCGGCTTCGATTTATGAATACATTGCAAAATGACTTTGTATTGGATAACTCAGTAGTAGGAAGATTTATAAAGTTATCTTCTTAGACagtttaataattgtattcaCTATATTAATTTcatcttttcaaattttaactATTCAGTGCCACATTATGTAATTGTAGTTTGCTTAACTAAAAATCGATAGTATTATACAACAGAAGAAGCTTGTATTAGTTGGTACTGACAAATTGATTAGTTTATTGTAATGTACTAAAAtacgtttattaatttttatgaaaattaaacATGGGCACAAATATCATTTGCTTGACAACCCATTCATATCCTATTCAGAAATAAAATACGCTGACAGCTTGTCTATGTCAACTGTTGTAAACTCACGCGTctaaaaataacgaaattaACGGATTACAACGATAAAGTCTTTTATTTACGAAATTTCAGAATATTACGTTCGATTCTTATAAAAGCGTCATTTACACTATACACAACTTTATACATGTTTAAAAAACTGCTTTTTTCCTTATGTagataaagagaaaaaaaaatcaaaaatagtTTTACGATCATAAAAATTAGACGTATCTGTTCAAAATACGCGTGTTAGCTATTTGTATGAAGAGCTGATATGGATgattcgattttaaaataaatacataatgTAAGCTGAGATTACTTTACAATCAAACTGCTGTACTGTATTAAATTACATGCTGTGTATCGTTTGTTCAGAGGAGAGGTTTAATGGGTGGAAAAACACGAAACTCGATCGCGGAAAATTTCGTTTTTCATAAGCGTTTGACGTTCTACAAAGATCAAAAAACGAGAGTACAAAAATAGCTtccaaaattatatttaaaaataaatctatgtACTTGAACAAACTCACAGAAAAAATTGATCATTGTTGTTATAGAAACGCCATTCCATTCAATTTCTATACTATtgtttcgaaataaataaatgaaagaatGAATTGGTTAAACTATCGGTTTTGACAAACTTCTTCGTATGTAGAAAATTCTTCAAATAAATAGTGTAATCAACTATTCACTTATAAACAAACCAATATAGTAATTAGCACTGAACTTGTTTAAGAACAAAATTATGCTATCTATCAACTATCTATCTTCGCAATTTAAGATTTTCTGGAGAAACATCGAAACAGCCTCTCTCGCGACAAAGAAAAGCCATCAAAAATAGAaaggaaataataataataataacaaaattacacAAAGGCAAATAAACAAATAGTCGACTCACCCAGGTGGACTGTAGTCGAGGCCAAGGCCGCTGCCGAACAGGCTGACTTGGGATATGCCTGCATTATGCCGAGCAACCCTGATGGCCGAGTTCGGAAGCAACGGCCCCGACTCGCTCTTGACGGCTGGTACTAGCTGCACGGCTCCATTGCCCACCGTTGCCGAAGGTCTCATCATCTTCAGCTGCGCTGCCAGACGGCGCTTAACCGTGCACAGCGATGCAGCTACGCTGGCGACAGTGCGCACGCGACGTTGTTTCCTTGGCTTCTGGAATTACAATTACGCTACGTTAGTTTACTTAATCAAAgtttaattgaatttaaagATACGAATTTTTACTTTAACGATTGACAAAAATGAGAGCGACTCTATGAAATagtttgttcttttttttcaaatgtagAGCAGTATTTCATTGAACGATCAGAGATACTTTCGAGAAGCTTTATAGCGGCGTTAGCAaagatttatgaaaaaaaagccaaatgcatctgctgaaaaatgttttatttacaaatgATGGAATTTGCGTGTTACAAGATTCTTAGAAAGAAGAAACAAAACGATCAAATGGCCATGAGAAAAGAAGTGAAATCGAATCACtggttaataataaataaaagcgcGTCGCTCGGCACAAATCGTAACATCAGGAGTAACGATTGTGTATCTTGTAAATCACTCGGCATTTGGTATAGCTAAAATTCTTATCAAATTTCCGGTGTATCTGCGAATAAGTCACCTCCGAATTCGTATCGATCACGTTCTTTGGaacaaaaaactttttttggCTACCGAAATTGAGCTATGATTCAAACTTGAAATATCTAAACTTCACGATTTTCTACAATCGCTGATAATATATACAATcatgttagaaaaataatttaataagctTAAATATCGCAActgataaagaaaatataaaaaaatatgcgcaTTGAGCATGATATTCATCATAAagtaaaaatcgtaaaaaaagaacaaacgCCGCTAGGTAGAGCGAGTCAGTCCTCGTAATCACTTAGTACCTTGCGCTTCTTCCTCCTGCGGCCCGAGGGCAGGGGTCCCTCGTTGTTCGCCCTCACGTAAGTCACTATTTCCTCGAGTTCACCGTTCTCATTCACTTCGGATATCCTGACTTCTCGGAATTCAGTAGTCTGGCGTCGTCTCGACGTGGTCTTGCGTCGCTTGGTCTTCTTCTTACGCTTGCCGGAGCTGGTTTTGATCTTCCGGACGCGCGACGCGGATGACGCGGAGCCTGTGGCACGAGACCGGCTGCTCGTCACGCGGCGCGAAGACGAGGGTCCGGGTGCGCTGTTGTCGCTTATTGAGTCAAAGCCCGAGGACGTCGACGGCTGGGGCTCGTCGCGGCGAAGCTGACTCTCAGCGACGGCCGCCGCGGCGCGACGACTGCGGCCTTCGCGGACGTTCGCGCGCACCCGTTCGGTTTGACGGGTGCGTGGCAGCAACGTTCGACTGGCTTGACTCGCGATAATAGACGCGCGCGATCGCCCGTAGAGTATGCCAAGTTCTCGAGCCTCCGCCATCAGGTCTGGTAGTTCTTCCAGATCGATGTCGATCTGTAATGAAGCACAGGGGCGGACGGGCAAAGGGATGTTAGTTATGAAATTCAATGGAAGATATACTTTAATAAGTATCGGTACTCACATCTTCGGCATCATTCAGAGTGTTTCGAGAGCACTCGGGGCAGTACCAGTGCTCTTCGAGAGGAACTTCTTCCATGGGAGGATCTAAGCATTCGAGGTGATAGCCTGCGTCACAGCCGTCGCACAAAAGCATCCTGTCCTCACGGTCGGAACGCATGCACACCTCGCAGAAGGTAGGATCCTGCACCGGTTCTTCAGTCGGTTTTTTAGCTTCAATTGGCACATGTCTTATGATCTAGAAATCCATACGTGAATTGAACGTCGTTATTAGCAATATTAAATAAgaattttatgtttgtttaATAATCGCATC is from Nasonia vitripennis strain AsymCx chromosome 1, Nvit_psr_1.1, whole genome shotgun sequence and encodes:
- the LOC100116294 gene encoding uncharacterized protein LOC100116294 isoform X4; its protein translation is MSSDSDKPTKPTRTRRPVLSDSESSDDSFIKHTNRGKKRVARVVSDGNTSDEDSDIPLHSVKKRKNHKIISEDESSYDSSSFNGGARNNFEGGSTSSEWQSDWESSEEESESEASNKTPKNKQKDSPKKASCHEHSSSDGESDKCPICLLSFRGQEVANPATCDHCFCLDCLIEWSKNVNTCPVDRQTFTVLNVRAKVNGKIIRHVPIEAKKPTEEPVQDPTFCEVCMRSDREDRMLLCDGCDAGYHLECLDPPMEEVPLEEHWYCPECSRNTLNDAEDIDIDLEELPDLMAEARELGILYGRSRASIIASQASRTLLPRTRQTERVRANVREGRSRRAAAAVAESQLRRDEPQPSTSSGFDSISDNSAPGPSSSRRVTSSRSRATGSASSASRVRKIKTSSGKRKKKTKRRKTTSRRRQTTEFREVRISEVNENGELEEIVTYVRANNEGPLPSGRRRKKRKKPRKQRRVRTVASVAASLCTVKRRLAAQLKMMRPSATVGNGAVQLVPAVKSESGPLLPNSAIRVARHNAGISQVSLFGSGLGLDYSPPGSDDEYEDSGPASSGPGLLSRPRISTMSSARRRMALKGGLREPARAQNTSTQPIDILSSILDSQEIWHSKKSKLTLKADGSLQVEKPKKPEPELNNNNNNNSPIKIKPDNEPKSSDKPLDLKNVDPDSMTQRAPMYNNPRGGNRGGGNYRGGGGGGGGGGGGNYRENTRHSHGGYSNSGGGGGDSYGGGGGRHSFGGSSNVPQDYSSTGANYHRQQQQPPAMQSPFRNRNSQNFRQRFPPAPNQMNNQDNNRQFGFAHPQDQFARPRISGQQGGLPPPPPPLSLRMPPPLMPPSRGNNFDPHRQNDGRFSSGGRGRDDDDDGMYDDLEMPRKMGNAQENDSLLPPPEPPTDLLDFDESERGQDSDREEELVIDDNPRGDDTHKNKSSRDAPAADKYDPFAADSDSEGEDMPQHHKAKPSAQAPPLKPPPGLSDFPGLKNDENESIMGDGMSIMGDNASIMGDNASIMGDNASVADDEDYPPAASSISRPSRGPARPLEPPPSIFGFPGLNMETDMMSEDGRKDDEEEKKKETKKKNVSVPRIRLTAYDDDDDDDSDSDCPNFSIYSSDTMAVARNTEKEMASQIGPLEPPPMPLGMLDEEEQPRKNKVRPLEPPPMPPFEDDDLRSKAGSPESIAPLEPPPMPPFEEDDLRSKAGSPESIAPLEPPPIPPMDDFDVPSGTRPLEPPPMPPMESFASCPPTPVTVSGAPPLEPPPMPPLDSLRPDTPMSTMGAPPPLEPPPMPPLDSLRPDTPMSTLEPPPLEPPPMPPLDALRPETPLTQVPPSTSMLPPPSLTLPPPSMVVPPPVIAVAPPTMAVPAPTMMAAPPLQPPPMPLMDDLNLEEDAALGPLEPPPIPPSILGEEDRASLSSSSSEGEQSGEETGTEEDEPVIGPKNKSGKKKSAAKKQAEEAPASAKETTADAVAAKAKPAEGTGEPDEDMIVGDLTESEKIEYADAVQKERQAMNKAPGKIQLDSRGKITFKIGNLSRLNKVNLYDEMDEAEISRMSLDEIQKEAERDKEKEKEKEKHKEKDKDKSKDKDREKEKEKDKERDKDRDKDRDKYKDREKRKDYDKDKRKDYDKYEKEKSSRYDKRSSKSSKYDDDDKYKSKDRHRSSKDSSKKDLDRKKPIITSGWDIKPANVTSSSSSDSSSGSSVESVPNSRTNSPIVLSSPEPDEMRRLDKSVKPINIDLDELQQTLDKKLVELEDLNKQHPDDPADDEMSAAGESEHEQEKEDDEAVLSDDEFAKRIIEATTEAAAEKEPVVVSPEPATSPTPAPAPEPEPEPDPALDSFSSMMMIDGENIESLFEEIEKTCEKDIDEELAASEKALQPPVTEEVAADDEIEDVEMEDVQHEPLEKDKKDDEKEEEDDEPQPKDATAVEAELEASEEKEPSVDDVLEKLEEPENEPELAEKEAAEEEIAAEEEDEKEEQEAGAVVEPSDKSEIIDLDAADFVDKPAEEFSGDLEADGFTIVSVDPAPSVSHTPKRKPKSRRTSEERANEWEGEGAFTPCKDERPVRRSKSRDRRGVSLLHGDLEPITPARDRTSDGLDGCRTPAGYAGLGTEAISETDEAMNFEDELALLNMRSRDRDFEEGEIPDSETRPRKLQLQAAQLAKAKQLLLLEEEAKRKRKKDKKDKGKDNEKNKENIAVENDLAAAWKKSIKVSAAMKERQYREKRSKSKDPKAKKKKEAQKKKEKRKELPRYDVRRLVAEKPRPRKDEYGRDIRDSSRSRSLSLSRERSLSITRRSRSYSPAARTVRRVSRSRSRSRSWSRGRRSRSYQRSLSPVTRRRSLSPRRSRIDKVRKRSLSRGRGRSHSRSRSRSRRRSLSPVRQHKSRRRSLSRRRRASKSRSRSRSTSRSRSRRKEKKKQQARASRSRSRAMRKRSRSKSQKKREKKHSKRKVASSRSRSRSLSLERRDWEHRQLAAAEKLVERNFVRGDPSWQSGQWTPSWSRSRSKTPPLVRQENIARNWSPPSSSMALLNSVNVPPKNLKVILTNKEAIKKKKKEKREKARKLKEAEKKRKGKKIRSPPPSKEVFASGDNILVSVCFNKDNESQAQASLPELPETIPLLPPVKRRRREPLQLEPPSLAGPPTKKSKKDKNKEKNAVIRARSKSPLKLLGKKKEKKKSKAAEIAATKKPMAVIDLDQSPFREQTPSPRDVIVLDSDEEDKQAQQNEEEEMGTPEQAQESHTPARPDTQFLQGPKTPPEPQVKFSITNKQNNLRPSLINPLLEEEEEMDEMDENELAEMQELMDEQVEEELELRAQEELESRMKVGPNTPPEPPSSPPTSPDAYDPFDPTKSRSPTPEPNSQEDNQADETAQDVGGDSPMEAQDDEADEDGGSQPEQPQQLQEQINKPQGSDKPKIISVVTIKRPSPISNTPPLEQNEAKNDSPATTSVQNNMINSQQQTNSLPPIINPVLATVAAAVQRSSIFNATVGPRNLLQQQSQSSQARPTLPNIFANSLSKPMPMRTITMQTKLQTKNVSMIGQNGSDANIDLGEGNVDNSSPYSPGSSLSDGLFDPPSPAFNSSPTMALSTKIRKNQEKRDAFDALFDASPIVHKSSAKGRMKKPEKDKKKKGTHSKIGVRMDENQLQILDDLPSSAVEMQVKDKFLKKLNRQERVVEEVKLVLKPHYTKKHVTKEEYKDIMRKAVPKICHNKTGEINPKKIAALIEAYVKKVRGKKKAYGGAAPAANSTIKKPAKTLWS